A segment of the Aureliella helgolandensis genome:
ATCATGCATACCGGGGAAGCCAAGACCGAAGGGGGCAGAGCAGGGGAGGGCACCACCAAGGGAATCAGCGGAGCCCTCACTCGACTCGGTTTCGAGCTCAGACGCTTTAAGACGGGCACCCCCCCGAGACTCAACGCAAAATCGATTGACTTTGCTGCAACCGAACTGCAGCCCGGAGACGACGATCCTCAGCCGTTCTCCTATCTCAACTCTGGGATTACCACTCCCCAAATTCCGTGCTACATCACCTACACGAATTCGGCGGTGCACGATTTGATCCGTGCCAACCTGCACCGCGCTCCGATGTACAGCGGACAAATCAACTCGACAGGTCCACGCTACTGCCCCTCAATCGAGGATAAGGTCGTGCGTTTTGCCGATAAGGATCGACATCAACTCTTTCTTGAACCCGAGGGACGCTCCACCACCGAAGTCTACGTTAACGGAATTTCAACCAGCCTCCCGAGGGACGTGCAGGATTCCATCATGCGATTGATCCCGGGATTGGAAAACTCGCAGATCATGCGTTACGGCTACGCGGTTGAGTACGACTACAGCCCTCCCGACCAACTCACCCCTAGCTTGGAAACCAAGCTAGTCGATGGTCTGTTTCTTGCCGGACAGATCAACGGCACCACCGGATATGAAGAAGCGGGCGCCCAGGGCCTGTTGGCTGGTGCCAACGCAGCACTGAAGGCCAAGGGAAGCGAGCCGTTGATCCTTACCCGCGATTCCTCCTACATGGGAGTCTTGGTGGATGACTTGGTAACCCGCGGCGTCGACGAGCCGTACCGCATGTTTACCAGCCGCGCCGAATATCGCTTGCTGTTGCGCCAGGACAACGCCGATCGCCGGCTCACCAAGCTCGGTCATGAACTCGGCCTGGTCGACAACGCGCGTCACGCTTTGCTCGTCGAGAAGGAAGCGGCCATTGCAGCTGCCAAAGAGCAGATTGAGACCAGCCGCATGGAAGGGGGAACGGGAACCAAACACCTGCGCCGCACCGCTACGACTTGGGAAGAAATGTGTGGGCATATCCCCGAACTCAAGGCCTACTCACCCACCGTGGTGGACCAAGTTGTGTGGGATATTCGTTATGAAGGCTACGTCTCCCGACAACAAATGCAGATCGATCGCCAGCAGCGGATGTCTCAGAAGCGGATTCCCAGTACGTTCAGCTACGAGCGCATTCGGGGGCTGCGAACCGAAGCCAAACAAAAGCTCTCTCGCATCCAACCTTTGAACATCGATCAAGCGGGGCGGATCAGCGGGATCACCCCGGCCGACATCGCTCTCGTACTCGCGCATCTTGAAAACCCACCTAAACCACCGAGTGCACCCGAGGACCTGAGGGTTTAGATAATAAAAAACGACTGCGCAGAGCAAACAAGATTAAGGGGATATGGAGTCTGGAGCCGATACGGAATGTACAGCAAACGAGGGAGTTTTTTCGCGCCACTGCGGGGAGTAATCCATAACTCCATTACCGACAACGACTTACGAAAAAACGATCAATATTGACCCAGTCAGCCCATCCGCTATAATCCGTCTAGACTGTCAAACTTGGTAAGCTTGGCGGTGGCGGAAGATGATGAAGAATACGGAACGGAAACAAGTTAAACACGCTAGTTGATCTGCTCCAGATCGAAAGCAACGGCCTATGGATGGGATAGCGTAGCCCACTTGCCCCGATTGCGACTAGCATGGCCATCGATCAGGAAGGATGGTGGAGAGCATGTCGACAACTAAAACGGTCTTTACCACTGGCGAAGCAGCGAAGATTTGCAAGGTTAGCCAGCAAACAATTATCCGTTGCTTTGACAATGGAAGTCTCAAAGGATTCCGGGTACCGGGCAGCCGATTTCGGCGCATTCCTCGGGATCAGCTATTTTCCTTCATGAAGGACAATGGCATCCCCACGGATGCCCTTGAGAACGGCAAAAAGAAGTTGCTGATCGTCGACGACGAGCAGGATTTGGTCGATTTGATGGCTGACGCCTTCGAACGCGATGGTCGATTCGAGATTCGCACTGCCAACAATGGCTTCGATGCCGGTATGCAAGTGAAAGAGTTTCGACCAGACATGGTGGTTCTCGACGTCATGCTGCCCGATATCAATGGCAAAGAAGTTTGCCAACGTGTGCGAAGCGACTCAACCCTCGATTCCGTCAAGATCATCTGCATTTCTGGGATGATTGAACAGGATAAGGTTGGAGACCTGCGAGCGGCAGGCGCAGATGACTTCGTGCAAAAGCCGTTTACCGTCGATCGCCTAGTCGAACGCGTTTGCGATCTGCTTGAGATGGACAAACCGGCGATTCACTAGCGACCACTGTCATGAACCACGCATCGGCTCAGCAAGCCCCTTGTTTTTCCGGTGCGACTGTGGCGCAATTGCATGCCATCGTTTTGCAGATGGCAGCCCCACCGCCCCTTGCGGCAAACGGACCGGGAGAATCGCCGAAGTCACGCTGCGACTTGGACTCTCAAGCTAGGGAGTCTGAAAGCGCGTGGCCAGCGGCCGAAGGTCCAATCACCGACGTTGCTCGACCGGTCTCAAGCGATGGGTTGCCCCCCCATACGCCTGCCGGACGGCAGCTGCTCTCGCTGGCTGCACAAGACCCCCACTTTGCCGCTTGGTGTCGCTCCCATCAGTGCCCCATCGATGACAATTCAACCACCGCGGGTATCGCCTCCGCCGAGCCGATTGCGATCGAAGCCTGCGATCAGTTCGCGCGAGCACTTCCTCAGCTGCTCATCCGTCATTCAGCCTGGCTTCCCTCTCCGGTTGAACTAGAACCATCCCAACCATCTCCCGCGAAGCTATTGATGGACACTGCGCATCTCGTCGTGCGCTTGCAAACGGTCCAGGAGCGGTTTACTGCGGAATTACAAACTCGTAAGCAGGCGGCCATTTATAATTTCGCCTACGGTCTGAGTCACGAACTCAATAACCCGCTGGCGAACATTGCCACTCGCGCTGGGGTCCTCCTGCAAGACGAATCGGCCGCCGAGCGACGCACTATGTTGAGCACCATCATCGATAACGCAATGCGTGGCTGTGAGATGCTCGGCGATCTGATGCAAGTTGCCCGGCCCCCCGTACTCGCCCCACAGCCCGTTCGACTAGCCTCGCTAT
Coding sequences within it:
- the mnmG gene encoding tRNA uridine-5-carboxymethylaminomethyl(34) synthesis enzyme MnmG yields the protein MATPSSPSACLYEFDVVVVGAGHAGTEAAAAAARLGAKVALLTGNLDTVGQMSCNPAIGGVAKGQIVREIDALGGLMGQAIDATGIQFRLLNRRKGPAMHSPRAQADKRGYQMAIKETIENYPGIHLVQELVEDLLVEQDGPRARIRGVLTRGDAHYRADTVVLTTGTFLQAIMHTGEAKTEGGRAGEGTTKGISGALTRLGFELRRFKTGTPPRLNAKSIDFAATELQPGDDDPQPFSYLNSGITTPQIPCYITYTNSAVHDLIRANLHRAPMYSGQINSTGPRYCPSIEDKVVRFADKDRHQLFLEPEGRSTTEVYVNGISTSLPRDVQDSIMRLIPGLENSQIMRYGYAVEYDYSPPDQLTPSLETKLVDGLFLAGQINGTTGYEEAGAQGLLAGANAALKAKGSEPLILTRDSSYMGVLVDDLVTRGVDEPYRMFTSRAEYRLLLRQDNADRRLTKLGHELGLVDNARHALLVEKEAAIAAAKEQIETSRMEGGTGTKHLRRTATTWEEMCGHIPELKAYSPTVVDQVVWDIRYEGYVSRQQMQIDRQQRMSQKRIPSTFSYERIRGLRTEAKQKLSRIQPLNIDQAGRISGITPADIALVLAHLENPPKPPSAPEDLRV
- a CDS encoding response regulator codes for the protein MVESMSTTKTVFTTGEAAKICKVSQQTIIRCFDNGSLKGFRVPGSRFRRIPRDQLFSFMKDNGIPTDALENGKKKLLIVDDEQDLVDLMADAFERDGRFEIRTANNGFDAGMQVKEFRPDMVVLDVMLPDINGKEVCQRVRSDSTLDSVKIICISGMIEQDKVGDLRAAGADDFVQKPFTVDRLVERVCDLLEMDKPAIH
- a CDS encoding sensor histidine kinase, coding for MNHASAQQAPCFSGATVAQLHAIVLQMAAPPPLAANGPGESPKSRCDLDSQARESESAWPAAEGPITDVARPVSSDGLPPHTPAGRQLLSLAAQDPHFAAWCRSHQCPIDDNSTTAGIASAEPIAIEACDQFARALPQLLIRHSAWLPSPVELEPSQPSPAKLLMDTAHLVVRLQTVQERFTAELQTRKQAAIYNFAYGLSHELNNPLANIATRAGVLLQDESAAERRTMLSTIIDNAMRGCEMLGDLMQVARPPVLAPQPVRLASLLEELQLKIAPLASSRNIDVHWQTTLPTDQVLETDPSALKEVLWCLVRNAIEALGERGTISINATLAVESPFNATPMICLEVLDDGPGLSPHALANCFDPYFSGREAGRGLGLGLSKSQRIIEQFGGTLTLANGPARGCRVTIWLPVSPST